In Porphyromonas cangingivalis, a genomic segment contains:
- a CDS encoding tyrosine phenol-lyase → MDLNMFPAEPYRIKSVETVKMNTREERERVVKEAGYNTFLINSEDVYIDLLTDSGTNAMSDKQWSGMMVGDEAYAGSKNFHHLRETVEEIFGFKYIVPTHQGRGAENLLSRIAIKPGQHVLGNMYFTTTRYHQEANGAIFGDIIRDEAHDATLEVPFKGNICLNKLQKAIDEYGADNIAYVCLAVTVNLAGGQPVSMENMRQVRELTNKYGIKVFYDATRCVENAYFIKEQEAGYADKTIKEIVREMFSYADGCTMSGKKDCLVNIGGFLCLNDEDMFQSAKELVVVFEGMPSYGGLAGRDMEAMAIGLKESLQYEYIRHRVLQVRYLGQKLIEAGVPVVQPIGGHAVFLDARRFCPHLTQDEFPAQSLAANLYLESGVRSMERGIVSAGRDKVTGENHRPQLETVRLTIPRRVYTYKHMDVVADAVIKLFKHKETIKGLRFVYEPKQLRFFTARFEEINK, encoded by the coding sequence ATGGATCTAAACATGTTTCCGGCGGAACCCTACCGCATCAAGTCAGTCGAGACCGTAAAAATGAACACTCGTGAAGAGCGCGAACGTGTCGTGAAAGAAGCGGGATACAATACATTCTTGATCAACTCTGAAGATGTGTATATCGACCTTCTCACAGACTCCGGTACAAATGCGATGAGTGATAAGCAGTGGAGTGGTATGATGGTCGGTGATGAGGCTTATGCAGGTAGTAAGAACTTCCACCACCTACGTGAGACAGTGGAGGAAATCTTCGGATTTAAGTACATTGTGCCTACACACCAAGGTCGTGGTGCTGAAAACCTCCTCAGCCGTATCGCTATCAAGCCCGGTCAACATGTACTCGGAAACATGTACTTCACCACAACTCGGTATCACCAAGAGGCTAATGGTGCCATCTTCGGTGACATCATCCGTGATGAGGCTCACGATGCTACGCTCGAAGTGCCATTCAAGGGTAATATTTGTCTCAATAAGCTTCAAAAGGCTATTGATGAATACGGTGCAGACAACATCGCTTATGTGTGCCTTGCAGTGACCGTGAACCTCGCAGGTGGGCAGCCTGTGTCGATGGAAAATATGCGTCAGGTGCGTGAATTGACCAACAAGTACGGCATCAAGGTCTTCTATGATGCCACCCGCTGTGTCGAAAATGCTTACTTCATCAAGGAGCAAGAGGCAGGATATGCAGACAAGACCATTAAGGAGATTGTTCGTGAGATGTTCAGCTATGCTGATGGTTGTACCATGAGTGGTAAGAAGGACTGCCTTGTCAATATCGGTGGTTTCCTCTGTTTGAATGACGAAGATATGTTCCAGTCGGCAAAAGAACTTGTCGTGGTCTTCGAGGGTATGCCATCTTACGGTGGTCTTGCAGGTCGTGACATGGAGGCTATGGCTATCGGTCTCAAGGAGTCTCTCCAGTACGAATACATCCGTCACCGTGTGCTTCAGGTGCGTTACCTTGGTCAGAAACTCATCGAAGCAGGTGTGCCTGTGGTACAGCCTATCGGTGGTCACGCAGTCTTCTTGGATGCTCGTCGCTTCTGCCCACACTTGACACAGGACGAGTTCCCTGCTCAGTCTCTTGCTGCGAACCTTTACCTTGAGTCCGGTGTGCGTTCTATGGAGCGTGGTATCGTATCTGCAGGACGTGACAAGGTGACAGGTGAAAATCACCGTCCACAGCTCGAGACCGTACGTCTCACCATCCCACGTCGTGTGTATACTTATAAGCACATGGATGTGGTGGCAGATGCTGTCATCAAGCTCTTCAAGCACAAAGAGACCATCAAGGGGTTACGCTTCGTGTATGAGCCAAAGCAACTCCGCTTCTTCACTGCTCGTTTCGAAGAAATTAACAAGTAA
- a CDS encoding carboxypeptidase-like regulatory domain-containing protein — protein MCLLWAFVLASVLRCGVSIASVQKEVTKPPRLFKGIVLDAETKGALPMAVVEVEELELRLRTGSDGRFQIRLLQPDKKYTLRISYLGYKPFDTEVALGGDKEATFMLHPSSYALEGIQVQGTRSAKQTGHTKISKTALDYLQPTGLQDALLLTPGGLVRNPGLRGVQQIQMRETRTSANSALGTTIVLDDAPISNDSNLQGMGNHNQALSEKSTMNRGIDLREISIDHIESIEVIQGIPSVRYGNLTSGVVVLNTKMGRTPWEVRAQADPYTKLFSLGKGYNLNKQHNLYGGVDYAHSLGNIVNPIAGYRRITALLKHSYSGQGEWRPGTSLSLAYTGTLDQKKFDPEIMTSREVYRNTYDRFTLNGRFSLRPQMVFWEQIEGTLALSYTHDLVHQERYISPQSTLVQPMLKDTGEGEGAYLPPTYFSVFKTDGRPFELFSQVRSTHRFMRERWSGTLMLGAELRVEKNFGLGTVYDPLLPPNPGSPLSSRPIAYKDIPARIPLAFFAEQTLRFYLKNGWKAEARAGLRATQDLALRKADSYLSKRFLVEPRAQLSITAPEVEIAGSSFKSSIFGGYGSHLKMPTSGYLYPERAYIDLVEANYYHDKPENRLLWVRTYVVDRLNPSLRPNREDKFELGVNMNWKGAELSINLFRHLTTAGFENRSQLLYTPYNRYTYDGVVGEDKPTLDLFNKERIHITSAYSTPDNSVKVLKRGVEYVFRFPRIESLKTNITVQGAWYKTLYGNSLPTAYRPSTVFDGKSFPYVGFYRGQNDTDTERLHTLVRTDTHIPYLKMIFSCNLQTIWFTARQDIPYGGIPEYWVDEYGKRHHGSTLDKNDTLQKQLFIPVPDHLFERWAEPLSVSLNLKMTKEIGKRLKVSFYINNLITYDPIYESNLKTTHQAWRTPFFGSEIRLRL, from the coding sequence ATGTGTCTACTATGGGCTTTTGTTCTCGCTTCCGTTTTACGCTGTGGTGTGAGCATTGCTTCTGTGCAAAAGGAGGTGACAAAGCCCCCTCGTCTTTTCAAAGGGATTGTCTTGGATGCGGAGACGAAGGGTGCTTTACCTATGGCTGTAGTCGAGGTTGAGGAACTGGAGTTGCGTTTAAGAACCGGATCGGACGGAAGGTTTCAGATACGTCTGCTCCAACCGGATAAGAAATATACCCTTCGGATCTCCTACTTGGGATACAAGCCTTTCGACACTGAGGTCGCCCTCGGTGGAGATAAGGAAGCGACCTTTATGCTTCACCCCTCTTCTTACGCTTTGGAGGGTATTCAGGTGCAGGGGACAAGGTCCGCCAAACAGACCGGGCATACGAAAATCAGTAAAACGGCTCTTGACTATCTTCAGCCTACGGGATTGCAGGATGCCCTCCTCCTCACGCCGGGTGGACTCGTGCGTAATCCGGGGCTCAGAGGTGTCCAACAGATCCAGATGAGAGAGACGAGGACTTCCGCGAATAGTGCTTTGGGTACCACCATTGTATTGGATGATGCCCCCATATCCAATGACTCCAACCTGCAAGGGATGGGGAATCACAATCAAGCTTTATCTGAGAAAAGCACTATGAACAGAGGGATAGATCTCCGAGAGATATCCATAGACCACATAGAGAGTATAGAGGTGATACAAGGCATCCCCTCCGTGAGGTATGGAAATCTCACCAGTGGAGTGGTGGTACTGAACACCAAGATGGGGCGAACCCCTTGGGAGGTACGAGCCCAAGCCGATCCCTATACCAAACTCTTCTCCTTGGGCAAAGGATACAACCTGAACAAGCAACACAATCTCTATGGAGGGGTGGATTATGCACACTCCTTGGGTAATATCGTCAATCCCATAGCGGGTTACCGTCGTATAACGGCACTTTTGAAACATTCGTACTCCGGACAAGGGGAATGGAGACCCGGCACATCTCTGTCTTTGGCTTATACTGGGACTTTGGATCAGAAGAAGTTCGATCCGGAGATCATGACTTCTCGTGAGGTGTATCGCAATACTTATGACCGCTTTACACTCAATGGTCGATTCTCTCTTCGTCCTCAGATGGTTTTTTGGGAGCAGATAGAAGGTACTTTAGCTCTTTCCTACACCCACGACTTGGTACATCAAGAGAGGTATATATCCCCTCAAAGCACACTTGTCCAGCCTATGCTGAAAGATACCGGAGAGGGAGAGGGGGCTTATCTCCCACCGACATATTTCTCTGTATTCAAGACGGACGGCAGGCCGTTTGAACTTTTTTCGCAGGTGAGATCCACTCATCGTTTCATGCGAGAGAGATGGAGTGGTACGTTGATGCTTGGAGCCGAGCTACGTGTCGAGAAAAACTTCGGCTTGGGTACTGTTTATGATCCTCTTTTGCCTCCCAACCCCGGTAGTCCTTTATCCTCTCGCCCCATTGCGTATAAAGATATTCCGGCAAGGATCCCCCTCGCATTCTTTGCTGAGCAGACGCTTAGATTTTATCTCAAAAATGGTTGGAAAGCAGAGGCTCGTGCAGGACTGAGGGCTACTCAGGATTTAGCTCTCCGTAAAGCCGATAGCTATCTCTCGAAACGTTTCTTGGTAGAACCCAGGGCACAGCTCTCTATCACCGCTCCTGAGGTTGAGATTGCTGGCTCAAGCTTTAAGAGTAGCATCTTTGGGGGATATGGAAGTCATCTGAAGATGCCTACTTCGGGTTATCTCTATCCTGAAAGGGCTTACATCGACTTGGTAGAGGCCAACTATTACCACGACAAGCCGGAAAACAGGCTCTTATGGGTGCGTACTTATGTGGTGGATCGTCTCAATCCATCTCTCCGCCCCAATAGGGAGGATAAGTTCGAGCTCGGTGTGAATATGAATTGGAAAGGGGCCGAATTGAGTATCAATCTCTTCAGACATCTCACCACCGCAGGGTTTGAAAATCGTTCACAGCTGCTCTATACACCATACAATAGATATACCTATGATGGTGTGGTGGGAGAGGACAAGCCTACACTTGATCTCTTCAATAAGGAGAGGATACACATCACATCTGCTTACTCCACACCGGACAACAGTGTCAAAGTCCTTAAAAGAGGAGTCGAATATGTGTTTCGTTTTCCAAGAATAGAAAGCCTTAAAACCAATATCACGGTACAAGGGGCATGGTATAAGACTCTTTACGGCAACAGTCTGCCTACGGCTTATAGACCTTCGACGGTATTCGATGGAAAAAGCTTTCCTTATGTAGGATTTTATCGAGGACAAAATGATACGGATACAGAAAGACTTCATACTCTTGTGCGTACAGATACGCACATCCCTTACCTCAAGATGATATTCTCTTGCAACCTTCAGACGATTTGGTTTACAGCCCGCCAAGATATACCATACGGTGGAATACCGGAGTATTGGGTCGATGAGTATGGGAAAAGGCACCACGGAAGTACTCTTGACAAGAATGATACGTTGCAGAAACAGCTCTTCATACCTGTGCCGGACCATCTATTCGAACGCTGGGCCGAACCTCTCTCTGTCTCTCTCAATCTGAAGATGACGAAGGAGATAGGAAAGAGATTGAAAGTCTCCTTCTACATAAATAATCTGATCACCTACGACCCGATATATGAGTCGAACCTAAAAACAACGCACCAGGCATGGCGTACGCCGTTCTTTGGGAGCGAGATCCGTTTGCGTTTATAA
- a CDS encoding DUF4876 domain-containing protein has translation MKQIKFLLVAMLMALATVGCKKDLEEVIYKNLAVSFTLPEGVEGSLDNVTLKFVNKNTNNEIVLNNLKSNEKHIVKLQLGNYDISAEGSKDEKHKYSATLKDFAVTEGLVLLSLDLKREIPGNTAVVNFSFKMPEGDKNVLDNISLKLLNKDTGKEIQVTGINSDKSTEELIPYGVYDITAEGSLKTTYTYTALLSDVAVTSETKNIVMDMLLSHMGSTFVIREIFYSGATNNKTKKSYNFAHYLVLHNNSDETLYADKLVFVGTASNTAIPSDKYREYLPNEVVADFAFMIPGDGTKYPVEPGKQIVICMEAKNHNEIASNAPDLSKKADFEWYEPNDKYQLTDNPDVPNMEIIFKTSASITSLHVSGLTSYFIFKLNMSKEELFEKHAKMFPYNNPKFPPIKRPVIPTSWILDGVELFKTENGITKALPSSVDKTHTFCSATGKGFTIQRKTTNKDNRVVCVDTNDSKNDFERDKPSSLL, from the coding sequence ATGAAGCAGATTAAATTTCTTTTGGTTGCGATGCTAATGGCATTGGCAACTGTGGGATGTAAGAAAGACCTCGAGGAGGTGATTTACAAGAATCTTGCCGTTTCTTTCACTCTCCCTGAGGGTGTTGAAGGAAGTCTTGACAATGTAACGCTCAAGTTTGTAAACAAGAATACAAATAATGAGATCGTTCTGAACAATCTCAAAAGTAATGAGAAACATATCGTAAAGCTACAGTTGGGCAACTATGACATCAGTGCAGAGGGAAGCAAGGATGAAAAGCATAAATACAGTGCAACCCTCAAAGACTTCGCTGTCACAGAAGGGCTGGTGCTACTTTCCCTTGATCTCAAAAGAGAGATTCCAGGAAATACAGCTGTGGTAAACTTCTCTTTCAAAATGCCTGAGGGGGATAAAAATGTCTTGGACAATATCTCACTCAAGCTCCTCAACAAGGATACGGGTAAGGAGATCCAAGTGACAGGGATCAATAGTGACAAATCAACCGAAGAGCTGATCCCTTACGGTGTGTATGACATTACAGCTGAGGGTAGCCTCAAGACAACATACACATACACCGCTTTACTTTCGGATGTGGCTGTTACTTCCGAGACTAAGAATATCGTAATGGATATGTTGCTCAGTCATATGGGGAGTACGTTTGTGATACGTGAGATATTTTACAGTGGTGCTACAAACAACAAGACAAAGAAGAGTTACAACTTTGCACACTATCTTGTCCTTCACAACAATTCGGATGAGACACTATATGCAGATAAGTTGGTATTTGTAGGAACTGCCTCAAATACCGCAATTCCGAGTGATAAGTATCGTGAATATCTGCCTAATGAAGTTGTCGCGGACTTTGCATTCATGATACCGGGAGATGGTACGAAATATCCCGTGGAGCCGGGTAAGCAGATTGTGATCTGTATGGAGGCTAAGAACCACAATGAGATTGCGAGCAATGCTCCCGACTTGTCGAAGAAAGCAGACTTCGAGTGGTATGAGCCTAATGATAAGTACCAGTTGACAGATAATCCTGATGTCCCTAATATGGAGATTATTTTCAAGACGAGCGCATCTATTACTTCTTTACATGTGTCGGGACTTACTTCCTACTTCATCTTTAAGTTGAACATGAGCAAGGAAGAGTTGTTTGAGAAGCATGCGAAGATGTTCCCATACAATAATCCTAAATTCCCTCCCATCAAGAGGCCTGTCATACCGACCTCTTGGATATTGGACGGTGTAGAGCTTTTCAAGACTGAAAATGGTATAACAAAAGCATTGCCTTCGTCTGTGGATAAGACTCACACTTTTTGTTCGGCGACAGGTAAGGGTTTCACCATACAACGCAAGACAACCAATAAGGACAATAGAGTTGTATGTGTAGATACCAATGATTCTAAAAATGACTTTGAGAGAGATAAACCATCTTCTCTTCTGTAA
- the cysS gene encoding cysteine--tRNA ligase produces MKDQKKELLRAQFNIYNTRKRSKELFTPKHSPHVGMYVCGPTVYGDAHLGHARPAVTFDLLFRYLQHLGYKVRYVRNITDVGHLEHDADEGEDKIAKKARLEQIEPMEVVQYYLTRYHRDMDRLNVLPPSIEPMASGHIIEQIELVKQILDKGYAYESEGSVYFDVERYNKDHKYGILSGRNVDEMLATTRELDGQSEKRNFADFALWKNAKPEHIMRWPSPWGTGFPGWHCECTAMGYKYLGDSFDIHGGGMDLIFPHHECEIAQAVASHGKEIVDYWMHNNMVTVNGQKMGKSLGNFITLEEFFNGTHPLLEQAYAPMTIRFFMLQAHYRSTVDFSNEALQASAKGLERLLDAYAALQTLTGGETNEQLPDYETECYAALNDDLNSPMVIAQLFDATRRINAAKAGEYALSSEQIETLKGLFDTFLFDILGMQQAGTAVNTGHEKAFAGAMQLLLEIRQDAKSKKDWATSDKIRDELAKLGFEIKDTKNGAEWKLS; encoded by the coding sequence ATGAAGGATCAGAAAAAAGAGCTCCTTAGAGCACAATTCAATATCTATAACACTCGTAAACGTTCTAAAGAATTATTCACACCCAAACACTCTCCTCATGTGGGGATGTATGTCTGTGGACCTACCGTCTATGGGGATGCGCACTTGGGACACGCTCGTCCTGCGGTGACATTTGACTTGTTGTTCAGATACCTTCAGCATTTGGGCTACAAGGTACGCTACGTCAGGAATATCACTGATGTCGGGCATCTTGAACATGATGCTGATGAAGGTGAGGATAAGATCGCGAAGAAGGCTCGTCTCGAACAGATCGAGCCGATGGAAGTAGTGCAGTATTACTTGACTCGTTACCATAGGGATATGGATCGTCTCAATGTCCTTCCTCCTTCTATCGAGCCTATGGCGAGCGGACACATCATCGAGCAGATCGAGCTGGTCAAGCAGATCCTCGACAAGGGCTATGCGTACGAGAGTGAGGGGTCGGTGTACTTCGATGTTGAGAGGTACAACAAGGATCATAAGTATGGTATCCTCTCGGGACGGAATGTGGATGAGATGCTTGCTACAACACGAGAACTTGATGGTCAGTCCGAGAAACGCAACTTTGCCGACTTTGCTCTTTGGAAGAATGCGAAGCCCGAACACATTATGAGATGGCCTTCTCCTTGGGGTACCGGCTTTCCCGGTTGGCACTGTGAGTGTACGGCCATGGGATATAAGTATCTTGGTGACAGCTTCGATATACATGGTGGCGGGATGGATCTCATCTTTCCACACCATGAGTGTGAGATCGCTCAAGCTGTGGCCTCACACGGTAAGGAGATTGTGGACTACTGGATGCACAATAACATGGTCACAGTCAATGGTCAAAAGATGGGTAAAAGTCTCGGTAACTTCATCACTCTTGAGGAGTTCTTCAACGGTACACATCCGCTTCTCGAGCAGGCTTATGCTCCGATGACGATACGTTTCTTCATGCTTCAAGCGCATTATCGTTCGACCGTGGACTTCAGTAATGAGGCATTGCAGGCTTCGGCAAAGGGTCTTGAGAGACTTTTGGATGCTTATGCTGCTCTTCAGACCCTCACAGGGGGAGAAACCAATGAGCAACTCCCAGACTATGAGACTGAGTGCTATGCCGCTCTTAACGATGACCTCAACAGTCCGATGGTCATTGCTCAGCTCTTCGATGCCACTCGTCGTATCAATGCGGCCAAAGCCGGTGAGTATGCGCTTTCGAGCGAACAAATAGAGACCCTCAAAGGGTTGTTTGACACATTCCTCTTTGATATTCTTGGGATGCAACAAGCCGGCACTGCCGTAAACACCGGACATGAGAAGGCTTTCGCCGGAGCCATGCAGCTTTTGCTTGAGATCAGGCAAGATGCCAAGTCGAAAAAAGATTGGGCGACATCAGATAAGATCAGAGACGAGTTGGCAA
- a CDS encoding DUF6850 family outer membrane beta-barrel protein produces MVLLRVILPSRSIIFLLLCILPGFLSGFHASAQQKRGDSLSLALDWIWRSDSLHYLVGEQFRLPSLVVFAPEGKPSDVGVSYASKSFYPRSLSSIPKREESYLLFAQGAKDGRRFALRGVAQFRKKREQDLSHNLSNHSDRFYPFIVADTVRQETKSEIYTLSFDVGYRLNRLFSIGLSAGYEGELRYSRKDPRVQNLSSIVDATSSVSVDLDRFGILTTGAAIQKEIQQLSYSVLVPHSSQPIYIMRPLGEYNFRHSGKNDNGAYRHKYTALSGQGAWVLPARNVLLGLSYIRTTSLLETKDAGVYLSELRGRSISVDLQADVWRWNRSRLSLLGTYTTQTKEGEERIYKRVQIDEHSSLTKPVLVASQQNYTESQYDVTVGGRWLAHFSNSIFSLSLSYEKQYFNARHLSEPLLSSFAKNSISPSLSLRWKSPGKTLYSHTIFRSRHLISGHHEQKLNRDQPTYIIEQDRLLLRCGADDTYSLLQEFRLPIGVKKQNAVLLGGSIQMLHWRGLGQTLEGVCHIAYSF; encoded by the coding sequence ATGGTGTTGCTGAGAGTGATTCTTCCAAGCAGAAGCATAATATTTCTGTTGCTGTGTATCTTGCCGGGATTTTTATCAGGCTTCCATGCTTCTGCTCAGCAGAAGAGGGGAGACTCTCTCTCTTTGGCTCTTGATTGGATCTGGAGAAGTGACTCTCTGCATTATCTCGTGGGTGAGCAGTTCCGCCTGCCTTCGCTTGTTGTTTTTGCTCCTGAGGGAAAACCTTCTGATGTGGGTGTTTCTTATGCCTCAAAAAGCTTCTATCCGAGGTCTTTGTCCTCTATCCCAAAAAGAGAAGAGTCTTATCTGCTTTTTGCTCAAGGTGCAAAAGATGGCAGGCGATTTGCCTTGAGAGGAGTCGCGCAATTCAGAAAAAAACGAGAGCAAGATCTGTCACATAATCTGAGCAATCATTCAGATCGCTTCTATCCATTCATTGTTGCGGATACCGTAAGGCAGGAGACAAAGTCGGAGATCTATACTCTCTCTTTCGATGTGGGATATAGATTGAATCGTCTTTTTTCTATCGGGTTATCTGCCGGATATGAGGGGGAGCTCCGTTATAGCAGAAAAGATCCGCGAGTACAAAATCTATCTTCGATCGTTGATGCTACATCTTCTGTGAGTGTCGATCTTGATCGTTTCGGTATCCTGACGACAGGTGCTGCAATACAAAAGGAGATACAGCAGCTCAGTTATAGTGTTTTGGTACCACACTCTTCTCAGCCCATATATATAATGAGGCCTCTTGGCGAATACAACTTCAGGCATTCGGGAAAGAATGATAATGGGGCTTACCGTCACAAATACACGGCTTTGTCCGGACAAGGAGCATGGGTACTGCCTGCCCGAAATGTACTACTCGGTCTCTCTTATATCCGAACAACTTCCCTTTTGGAGACGAAGGATGCAGGTGTTTATCTCAGTGAACTTAGAGGACGAAGCATCAGTGTTGATCTTCAAGCAGATGTTTGGCGTTGGAATAGATCTCGTCTGTCCTTACTCGGTACATACACTACTCAAACCAAAGAGGGAGAAGAGAGGATATACAAGAGAGTGCAGATCGACGAACACAGTTCTTTGACCAAGCCGGTATTGGTCGCCTCCCAGCAGAACTATACCGAGTCTCAGTACGATGTCACTGTCGGGGGACGATGGTTGGCACATTTTTCCAACAGCATCTTTTCTCTGTCGCTGAGCTACGAGAAGCAGTACTTCAATGCGCGTCATCTTAGTGAGCCTTTGCTCTCCTCCTTTGCCAAAAATAGTATCTCTCCGAGCTTGAGCTTACGTTGGAAGAGCCCGGGCAAAACACTGTACAGCCATACGATATTCAGAAGCAGACATCTTATTTCCGGACATCACGAACAGAAACTCAATAGAGACCAACCCACATACATAATAGAGCAAGATCGTTTGCTCCTCCGATGCGGAGCGGATGATACATACTCTCTCCTACAAGAGTTCAGGCTACCGATAGGCGTGAAGAAGCAAAATGCCGTCCTCCTGGGAGGATCAATACAGATGCTTCATTGGCGAGGGTTGGGACAGACTCTTGAGGGTGTGTGTCACATCGCATATTCATTCTGA